In Streptomyces chartreusis, the following proteins share a genomic window:
- a CDS encoding DUF397 domain-containing protein: MTRTPDLSTAAWRKSSYSEGGANDCLEVSDDHPGIVPVRDSKRPDGGSLIFSASSWSAFTAGVKRGADLHAVG, encoded by the coding sequence ATGACGCGCACCCCCGATCTCAGCACGGCCGCGTGGCGCAAGTCGAGCTACAGCGAGGGGGGCGCCAATGACTGCCTCGAGGTCTCCGACGACCACCCCGGCATAGTCCCTGTCCGGGACAGCAAGCGCCCGGACGGCGGCAGTCTGATCTTCTCGGCATCGTCCTGGTCCGCGTTCACGGCGGGCGTCAAGCGTGGGGCGGATCTGCACGCCGTCGGGTGA
- a CDS encoding HAMP domain-containing sensor histidine kinase: MSKVLRRFRSLPIRSRLALLVAAAVAFAVAAVSVTCWFIVQGKLYDQVDDDLKKASMRMPGQLQDALTNCTETPYGTGVFRNTYSQLVQEDGTVCILQDSAATVQVTSGDKTAIKDGHTDKVYFRNGTAGDGTDVRVLTRPLGGTATPSGEDGPNVGLVVAVSLKSTQKTLNELALILLLVSGVGVLGAGAAGLAVARAGLRPVDKLTEAVEHVARTEDLNIRIPVEDEAEDEVARLSRSFNSMTSALASSRELQQQLIADAGHELRTPLTSLRTNIELLTRSEETGRPIPEADRKALLASVKAQMTELAALIGDLQELSRSEGQRGERVQVISLEDTVEAALRRARLRGPELTITADIQPWYVRAEPAALERAVVNILDNAVKFSPEAGTIEVALHDGVLTVRDHGPGIPAEELPYVFDRFWRSPSARALPGSGLGLSIVARTIEQAGGQVTLSHADGGGTVATVRLPGAPTAPPASL, from the coding sequence GTGAGCAAGGTGCTACGCCGCTTCCGCTCCCTGCCGATCCGGTCCCGACTGGCGCTGCTGGTGGCAGCGGCGGTGGCGTTCGCGGTGGCGGCGGTTTCGGTTACCTGTTGGTTCATTGTGCAGGGGAAGTTGTACGACCAGGTCGACGACGATCTCAAGAAGGCGTCGATGAGGATGCCCGGCCAGCTGCAGGACGCGCTCACCAACTGCACCGAGACCCCGTACGGCACCGGCGTCTTCCGGAACACCTACTCCCAGCTGGTCCAGGAGGACGGCACCGTCTGCATCCTTCAGGACTCCGCCGCAACGGTACAAGTCACCTCGGGGGACAAGACCGCCATCAAGGACGGCCACACGGACAAGGTCTACTTCCGCAACGGCACAGCCGGGGACGGCACCGACGTCCGCGTCCTCACCCGACCGCTCGGCGGCACCGCCACCCCTTCCGGGGAGGACGGTCCGAACGTCGGGCTCGTCGTGGCCGTGTCCCTGAAGAGCACGCAGAAGACCCTCAACGAGCTGGCCCTCATCCTCCTCCTCGTCTCCGGCGTAGGAGTCCTGGGGGCAGGGGCCGCCGGGCTCGCCGTGGCACGCGCAGGGCTGCGCCCCGTCGACAAGCTCACCGAGGCCGTGGAGCACGTCGCCCGTACCGAGGACCTGAACATCCGTATCCCGGTGGAGGACGAGGCCGAGGACGAGGTGGCCCGGCTCTCCCGTTCCTTCAACTCCATGACCTCGGCGTTGGCGAGCTCCCGCGAGCTGCAGCAGCAACTCATCGCGGACGCGGGCCACGAGCTCCGTACGCCGCTGACGTCGTTGCGCACGAACATCGAGCTCCTCACCCGCAGCGAGGAGACGGGCCGGCCCATCCCAGAGGCGGACCGCAAGGCCCTGCTGGCGTCGGTGAAGGCGCAGATGACCGAACTCGCGGCGCTCATCGGCGATCTGCAGGAGCTGTCCCGCTCGGAGGGGCAGCGCGGTGAGCGGGTCCAGGTGATCTCGCTGGAGGACACGGTCGAGGCGGCCCTGCGCCGGGCCCGGCTCCGCGGGCCCGAGCTGACGATCACCGCCGACATCCAGCCCTGGTACGTCCGGGCGGAACCGGCGGCCCTGGAACGCGCGGTGGTCAACATCCTCGACAACGCGGTGAAGTTCAGCCCCGAGGCCGGCACGATCGAGGTCGCCCTGCACGACGGCGTCCTGACCGTCCGCGACCACGGCCCCGGCATCCCCGCCGAGGAACTCCCCTACGTCTTCGACCGCTTCTGGCGCTCGCCATCAGCCCGAGCGCTGCCCGGCTCCGGCCTGGGCCTGTCCATCGTGGCCCGCACGATCGAGCAGGCCGGCGGCCAGGTCACCCTCTCCCACGCGGACGGCGGCGGCACGGTGGCGACGGTACGACTGCCGGGGGCACCTACGGCTCCACCGGCGTCCCTGTAA
- a CDS encoding response regulator transcription factor: MSPADGDRDPQRILIVDDEPAVREALQRSLAFEGYGTEVAVDGADALEKAAAYRPDLVVLDIQMPRMDGLTAARRIRGAGDTTPILMLTARDTVGDRVTGLDAGADDYLVKPFELDELFARVRALLRRSSYAAAAGAGAVDEDEALSFADLRMDLATREVTRSGRPVELTRTEFTLLEMFMAHPRQVLTREQILKAVWGFDFEPSSNSLDVYVMYLRRKTEAGGEPRLVHTVRGVGYVLRQGGAE; encoded by the coding sequence ATGAGTCCCGCCGATGGCGACCGTGACCCCCAGCGCATCCTGATCGTCGACGACGAGCCGGCGGTACGCGAAGCACTTCAGCGCAGCCTCGCCTTCGAGGGGTACGGCACGGAGGTCGCGGTCGACGGCGCGGACGCGTTGGAGAAGGCGGCCGCCTACCGGCCCGACCTCGTCGTCCTCGACATCCAGATGCCCCGCATGGACGGCCTGACGGCTGCCCGCCGCATCCGCGGCGCGGGCGACACCACGCCGATCCTGATGCTGACGGCCCGCGACACGGTCGGCGACCGCGTCACCGGGCTCGACGCCGGCGCCGACGACTACCTCGTCAAGCCGTTCGAACTGGACGAGCTGTTCGCCCGGGTCCGCGCGCTGCTGCGACGCAGTTCGTACGCGGCGGCGGCCGGGGCGGGGGCGGTCGACGAGGACGAGGCGCTGAGCTTCGCCGACCTGCGCATGGACCTCGCGACGCGGGAGGTCACGCGCAGCGGGCGGCCGGTGGAGCTGACCCGTACCGAGTTCACGCTGCTGGAGATGTTCATGGCGCATCCGCGCCAGGTGCTGACGCGCGAGCAGATCCTGAAGGCCGTGTGGGGCTTCGACTTCGAGCCCTCGTCGAACTCGCTGGACGTGTACGTCATGTATCTGCGCCGCAAGACCGAGGCGGGCGGCGAGCCGCGGCTCGTGCACACAGTGCGGGGCGTGGGGTATGTGCTGCGCCAGGGCGGCGCCGAGTGA
- a CDS encoding DUF6247 family protein, producing the protein MTAHAAETDPVIPPMPERTPRALRRAIAQHTPELLPDFDAHWKRAIADAYNLGPVPAFLAFWWGEYALARDPELDKHVRDLEHRAAYECTDTAEAKALLEEAAKIHHRVRELEPGE; encoded by the coding sequence ATGACTGCTCACGCTGCGGAAACCGATCCGGTCATCCCCCCCATGCCCGAGCGGACCCCGAGGGCGCTGCGCAGGGCCATCGCCCAGCACACTCCCGAGCTTCTGCCGGATTTCGACGCGCACTGGAAGAGGGCGATCGCCGACGCCTACAACCTGGGGCCGGTGCCTGCGTTCCTGGCCTTCTGGTGGGGTGAGTACGCCCTCGCCCGTGACCCCGAGCTGGACAAGCACGTTCGGGATCTTGAACACCGAGCCGCGTACGAGTGCACGGACACCGCCGAGGCAAAAGCTCTCCTTGAGGAGGCGGCGAAGATTCACCACCGGGTCCGAGAACTGGAGCCCGGCGAGTGA